CGAACTTGGGTAGCCTTCTTCGGCGTTTATAGCGGGCTGTTTTGGGAGGTGAGAGGCGTTTGGTACGTCTTTGGTAGACGTATTTATTTACACCTATGTGATAACGTTTTAAATGACAACTTATGAGTAACCAAAGAGATATTAAGGATTCTGAGAAGGATCAAAAGAAAATGGAACCTGAGATGAGTTATCTTGATCTGCCGGAGGTGAAAGATATTCCGGGGCAGGAAAACGTGAGGCCGGCGCCTTTGGGTGGCATTGGGGATATGACGGCTTCTTCGGCAGACGAGGAAGGTAAACGGGTGCTGGACAGGGAAGAAGATGAGCTTGATGAAACGGATGTTACGGAAGAGGAAAGGGAGCTGCTGAGAGAGACTGCGGAGAGTGGTGCGGGATCGGAAGACCTGGATGTGCGCCGGGCGCGGTTGGATAATACCGATGATGATGGTGATCCGTTGAATGAGAGTGAAGGGCATCCGTTGTCGGGGCGGGATCTTGATGTGCCGGGGAGCGATGATGACGATGATATGGAGGATATAGGTGAGGAAGATGAGGAGAACAATGCCTACAGCATTAGTGGGAACGATGGTAATGATTAACAAAAAATAGGGAGTTTAACGTTGAAAATGAGTATATTAGAACTCTAAATCGATTTCTCTGATGAAAACACAATTAGTCTTAGGTGCTGCTGTCGTTACTTTATTTGCTTCGAATTTACTGACAGGTTGTAAGAGTGGGGAAGATGAAAAGAAGAAAGGGGCTGATTCTACCCAGGTTGCGGAAAAGAAGGCTGGTCCTGGTGACCCTATCAAGTATGATAGTTCGAAGCGTTATATTTTTTTAACGTGGGACGATGCGCCTCAGCCGCCGGGGACGAATGTGTGTAAGCAGGTGTTCCAGGAACAAGGGGTGAAGGCTACCTTCTTTATGGTGGGGATGCACCAGTTGGATCATCGCCGGAAATTGATTGTTGACTCGCTGCGTAATGCTTATCCGCAATTCCTGATAGCCAACCATAGTTATACGCATGGTTTCCGTAACAATTACCGTAGTTTTTATGCGCATGCGGATAGTGCCGTGAATGATTTCCTGAAAGCGCAGGAGGAATTGAAGATCCCTGTTAAGATCATAAGACTGCCTGGTAATAACAACTGGGTATCGAAGGGGGAGATACGC
The sequence above is a segment of the Filimonas effusa genome. Coding sequences within it:
- a CDS encoding polysaccharide deacetylase family protein, which gives rise to MKTQLVLGAAVVTLFASNLLTGCKSGEDEKKKGADSTQVAEKKAGPGDPIKYDSSKRYIFLTWDDAPQPPGTNVCKQVFQEQGVKATFFMVGMHQLDHRRKLIVDSLRNAYPQFLIANHSYTHGFRNNYRSFYAHADSAVNDFLKAQEELKIPVKIIRLPGNNNWVSKGEIRGPKTPREVCKRLDSLGFKVVGWDLEWRFKGNSTPIQSADEMVAEVNNKFDNFTSYEPNAVVILAHDRMFAGKQYADSLRKFISVLKQDPRNVFETIDHYPMVQK